The genomic interval AAGGTAATTGCAAGAATTAATAGTTGGGATGGAAAACTTCTTTCTCGTGCCGGCAAAGAAATTCTcttgaaaattgttgttcaaTCGCTCCCCACATATGCTATGAGTGTTTTCCTCCTTCCACTTGGTACATGTAATGAAATTGAAAAACTTATGGCCCGGTTTTGGTGGAAGTCATCTTCTAGTAAAGATAAAGGTATTATTTGGAGGTCTTGGGATCGTTTGGCTACTCATAAATACGATGGTAGCATGGGTTTTTGGCACTTGCATGATTTCAACATTGCCATGCTCGCTAAACAAGGTTGGCATCTACTTTGCAATCCAGATACTCTTGTTGGAAAAGTCTATAAAGCTAGATACTTTCCCCACTCTGATTTCTTGTCAGCAGAACTAGGAAGTAACCCAAGCTTTGTCTGGAGAGGTATTTGGACTACCCAATCTCTACTCCGTTCGGGTGTCAGAAAAATAATCGGATCAGGGGACACAGTAAGCATACTAAACCACCCGTGGCTACCTGTACAAGATAACCCATATGTTTCAACAATACACCCTGGTTTAACGAGCCATGTTAGCTCCCTTTTTCA from Cannabis sativa cultivar Pink pepper isolate KNU-18-1 chromosome 4, ASM2916894v1, whole genome shotgun sequence carries:
- the LOC133036894 gene encoding uncharacterized mitochondrial protein AtMg00310-like translates to MPKASDGSLYLGLLNIIVRNKNIVLGFLKTKVIARINSWDGKLLSRAGKEILLKIVVQSLPTYAMSVFLLPLGTCNEIEKLMARFWWKSSSSKDKGIIWRSWDRLATHKYDGSMGFWHLHDFNIAMLAKQGWHLLCNPDTLVGKVYKARYFPHSDFLSAELGSNPSFVWRGIWTTQSLLRSGVRKIIGSGDTVSILNHPWLPVQDNPYVSTIHPGLTSHVSSLFHVHSHSWDYDLVRDMFNNRDADIILGIPLSSNVSIDTWSCEGERTGEFSVKSAYNMLQ